A segment of the Aridibaculum aurantiacum genome:
TGCTGCTAATTTTAATATCCCAACTCAGGCAGAGGTGTTGCCTTTTTTACAACAAGTAACCAAGGCTCTAGATCCGGTTCAGGTATAATATGCACTAAATATTATTTAAGATATAAAGCAGGAGAGGGGAAACTTTCTCCTGCTTTTTTTATTTGAATATTAGTTTCCTTTTCGTTTTTCATTTTCATTAAATCACTACCAGCTTTCTTGTATACTTCTTTCCTTCCAGTTCTATGGTTACATAATATATTCCTGCAGGAAGTGGATTGTCAATAGTAAGCAGGTTAGCTCCTTTTTTCAAAGGCTTCTGCAGGAATGGGTAATGGACAATTTGCCCTGCAGCGTTTGTTATAAATAAGGATGTTGTGATGTCTTCTTTTACCTGTATCTCCACCTGGAACTTTTGCTTCGTTGGGTTTGGGAAAAACTTGCCGATCTTAAACTGGATATCAGGTGTCGGTTCATCCCACGGCGGCGTAACTCCATATTCTATCAACGGGCGAAAATATAAACCATCTAACCTTGCCTGCCACAGGTTCTTTTGCGATACTGCTGTTTCGTAAACAAATGAATTCTGATGCTGTTCTATAATTTCCCAAGGCTGCATCGGTTGTGCTTCCTTAGGCTTTTTATAAATGGTCACATCACCTAGCCCATAATTTACTATGGCAAAAATTGCTTGCCTGAGGTTGGCCATTACTACATGGTGCCCATTTTTTAATTGCCCGGTATTTGTCCAGTTTTCACCATTGGTGCTGCTATACACACCGGCAGAAGTTGCAGCATATAAAGTGTCATTTACTGAAACTATATCAGATACATTCATGCCGGGAGCAAGCTGTCCTTTTACCAGGTGCTCCTGCCATTGCCCAGCTGATTCGTGGTATTTAAAAATGCTTCCGTTGGCACCACCCGATGCAACCATCAATGCGCCATTGCTTGCTATACTTGAAGATGTGGTCCAAGTAAAACCATTCATGAAAGGACGCCAACTTGTTTTGTTTTCAGCAAGCTGATATACGCCGCCATTATCTGTGCTGGCATACAAATGTCCTTTAAAGATGCAGAACTCGTTGATGTAACTATCTATGCCAGTTGTTATGTTTTGCCAGCTGCGCCCAAGGTTAGCGCTCTTGTACACGCCACTACCATAGGTGCCTACAAACCAGTTGTTTTCAAAAATGATAAAGTCATCTACTGAAGGTATATCGGCTGAAATAATAGCAGAAGAATCCCACGTAAGCCCATCATTGATACTTGTATAGACGCGGTTTGAACCACCTGCGTATAATGTACCATTCGCATAAGCAATATTGTAAAAATCACGTGCAGGTAGTTGTTCTACTTTTCGCCATTGAGCACTGGCTGAAGTTGCAATAGCTATTGTAAGAAATAGCAGGTAAAAGATTTTCATTGCATCTTTTTTTGATACAACAAAGGAAAGACAGTCGCATCAACTCATTCATCACATGAGCATGTGATTGCATACCAATGGAAGAAAAAGGGGATGAGTGGCTGCTAGAAGTGAAGCCAGTTTACCTGCAGTTTTCCATTAGATAGTTCCAGTGAAGGCGCCGGGAATTTAAATGCATTCAGCACACCAAATGCAAGCCGGAGGATCTTGTTATTCGTTCTGATCCTGGATAGATCAATATCTGGTGCTATATACCACTGGCGATAACGCTTAATATCCCTTCGATCAAAAGTGACCACACCATCCTTTATGGCAAGATTGCTTTCAGCGCCAAACATTCCATTTGCACCATAACCTACAGCTACGTTTAACCATGGTGGTAAATTAGAATTTGGAAAGAAAGATTTTAGGTTGCCACTCAACCAGTAGGTCTGCGAGTTATAATCCTTCAACATACGTGAAGGGATGCTGCTGCCGAATAATTTATCCGCACGGTTATTCAATTCAGGGTCTTTATAATCTCTTTTGTGAAAAGAGAATTTGTACCTGATGCGTTGTTCGTTCCATGCCAATTCCTGGCCTACTAGCAAACCACTCCCTGCTACATTGGCCGCAAAGTCACCCCAGCTCCAGCCCCATTCGGTACTGAATCCATCCAGTATTTCAATGGCAGTCAAGTAAACGGCTCCACTCATTCCACCTATCCAAATTCTTTGTTTCCTGTTCAGCCCGGCCCACCGCCACATTTCCATACTACCATAACCTGCTATATATGCACTATATGCATGGCCCACTTTGTCAATTTGTTTCCATTCGTGGTTGTCGTTAAAAAAGTGAAAGCCTGACTGAGGGTAGTTTTTATACCAGGCAAAATATAAGGCTGTCATGGTGCCTCCATATCCAACAATTTTTGCTGCAGTTATTAGCTTGATACGTTGTTTATTATAAGGGTACTGCCGTGTAAATTCATTGGGTGCTTTGGAGCATCCAAAGCAGCCCTGCAAAACATGTATGGAAGAATCTGAAGTATTACTTTTATCAGAACTAGCATCATCCTTCTCTTGATAGATGGAAAGAACAGTATCTGCAATTGCTGTCTGCAGGCTATCTGCTCCAACCTGGCCATAACTAACACCTGACGATAAAACAGTACATAAGAATGCTATAATCCACTTCATACCTGCCAAACCTAAGGCATTTTACGGGGTTAGAAAAACAGGCGGAATGGGTAGCCTTTTATATAAAAGCAGGATATAATTCTAAAATGCTACAAAGACAAGTTGTGTAAAGGGTTTCAATAACATTGAAGCTGGACATTGAAGCTGGATGTATTAGTAGATTATTTTTTCTTTACCTACCAATTTCCATAAGAGCTTTATGTAAAAAATTAGAAGCATCATTTCTTTTTGGAATGATGCTTCTACTTATTGCTTTCAAAGAAACATCAAGCTGCTTGTGTGGCTACTACTTCACGTTTACCAGCAAACATAGACACTAGGTAAACAGTAAGAACAGCCAGCGGGAAAGAAATAATAGCCGGGTTATCTAGTTTATGCATGGCTGTTGCAGGATCCAATCCGTACCTGTCCCACATAGTAGGCGAGGTGAGAATGATACCAAGCGATGCGACTATTCCTACTACTATGGAAGCGGCTATTCCTTTGGCTGTTGTTCTCTTCCAGAAAAGGAGGAATAGGATAGCTGGCAGGTTAGCCGAAGCTGCAATAGAAAAAGCCCATCCCACCAGGAAGGAAACATTCATTCCCTTGAACGCTATTCCAAGTGCGATGGCAAAAACACCAACACCAAATGCAGCTATTTTACCAACTTTTACCTGGCTCTTATCATCCATTTTCTTATTGAAATAATTGGAATAAAGATCGTGTGCTATAGCTCCACTGGAGGCTATAATCAATCCTGCTACTGTACCTAAAATGGTTGCAAAAGCCACAGCAGATATAATAGCAAACAGCACAACACCAAACGAGCGAGCCAGTAGCGGCGCTGCCATATTGCTTGACTCCACATCCAGTACACCATTTACTGCTGCACCCAGGCCCATATAAAGCGTGAACACGTAGAAGATACCAATAGCTGCAATGGCAAGTATGGTAGACTTACGTGCATCACGTTGCGATTTAACAGTATAGTACCTGATAAGTATGTGTGGAAGTGCAGCCGTTCCAAGGAAGAGAGCAAGCATCAACGATATGAAATCCATCCTGCTCCACATACTTGCACCTTTGCCAATCTTATACTTCAGGCCGGGAAGCAAGAAGAGGTTTCCTGGAGTAGGTGTTTGAACAAAAAGGGATACGCGCTGCCCTTCATCTGTTAGCTTCACCTCGTTGAAGCGGATTACTTCGCTGTTCTGAATAGTTGATAAGAATTCAAATGGACCAACCGGACCAGTTTGCTCCACTTCCTTTCCATCTACTATTATTTTACTTATATGACCCACCTGGAAAAACTTAGCCTGTGCACGTGGAAGACCATTATACAATGTAACACCGCTGGCATCTTGCGAAATAGACAGCGCTTCCTGTAGTTGAAAACTGCCTTCTTTACCTGCCAGGCTGAACCACTTTGTAGTTCCATCTTTTTCCAGTTTTACAAACTGCTTTCCCCTTACATCATGCTGCGAAATAATATTCCAATCACCTGCGCTTACCACTTTATCCTCACTTACTACAGGATCTATTTTTACAAATGAATGATAAGCTTGATTGTGCTGTGCAGGGTTAAGCGACAAGCCATTCCGAAGTATGTAAATAGTAAGAATGGTAGATAATAATAGCAGCAAGCCCCCCTTAAGAAACTGCACATAAGTAGTGGATGTCATACCTGCGCTGGCCACGATGATGATCACTACCAGCCCAACCATTACCACGCCTACCCAATGCGGGAAACCTAGCAAAGGTGTTATAAGATCACCGGCGCCCACCATTTGCGGTATCAGGTAAAATATAGAAACGATAAGGGTGCTGATAGCAGCAGTTAGTGTGATAGCACGTGATTTGAATTTTGAATTCAATGCATCTGTAAACGTGTACTTGCCTAATCGCTTTAGTGGCTCTGCTATCAGGAACAGTGCTACTATCCAGCCGGCAAGGAAACCTATGGAATACAGGAAACCATCGAAGCCGAAGGTGGCTATCATACCACAGATTCCTAAGAAAGACGCAGCAGAAAGATAATCGCCAGCAAAGGCAATTCCATTTACTGCCCAATGTATCTGGCCTCCAGCAGCAAAGTATGAAGAGGCAGAGCGTGTCTTACGGGCAAAATAAAAGGATAGGCCCAGAACGAGGCCAACAAAGGTTAAGAAGAAAGCCAGTGCTATATAAGAAACTTCATAGATCATGCTTCACCCTCCTTATTCATTTCGTCTTCGTAGCGTGAACAAAGAAAGTTATAGATGATGCCGAGTATTACTGCAAATAGGATAAGCCCAATGCCATACACCAGGGCCAGGTTAATTCCACCTGCCACTTCGGTTGCCAGCAATTCATAATTAAATACGCCGATGATAACAAAGCCGGCGTAAAAAAATAGGTAGATAAAAAAGAAGCGAATGCCGAGGCTGGCTTTTCTTTTTGCTGCGAGATCTTCATCCAAAACTACAGCTGGTTCATGGCGCATGTGTTAGTCATTTGGTTCAGCAGCAATATATGAAGAAAGCATGAGGAAGCGCACCATCGCATATCCCTGCTATTCCAAACCAAGTGCGGGATAGTCTGTGATGATACCATCCACCTTCATCTCCTTCAGTTGGATAAAAGTGCTTTTGTCGTTCACTGTCCAGGGAATGATCTTCATGTTTAGATCATGACACTTCTTTACCAGTTCGATAGTAACCAATGAAAAATGCGGGCTATAAATTTTAGGCGTAAAGCCTAGTTCTTTTAGTTGTTGTTCTACAGGTTTGGTGTCATCGTCTTCCACCAGCAAGGCAGTAGAAATAGCTGGGTAATGCTTGTTGATGAACTGCAGTGGTCGCATATCGAATGATTGCAGGTTGACCATTTTTTCCTGTTGGTTATCTTTTATCACCTGCATCACCAGTTCTACGAAAGCAGCTGGTTCGGGATGGAAAACGCCATCATGTTCAGGCAATGATTTGATCTCTATGTTGAAGAAAGGATAAGGCCGTTTTGCCACCAGCATATACTGCTGCACCTCCTGAAAAATCTCGGAAAGCAGAGGTTTAACTGCTGCTATTTTTTGTTGTTGTGGAAACCGGGGATGTGGCTTAAGCCCTACATCAAATTGTTTTACCTGCTCGTAGGTAAAGTTGTAAATATTAAAATCTTTTTCTTCCGCAGGCAGTATATAGCCACCACCAGGCTTAGTAGTTACCTGGTGACTGAACCATGGTTCGTGTGATAGTACAACTTGTTTGTCTTTGGTGATAACTACGTCCATTTCCAAAGTAGTCACACCCATGTCCAAAGCCGTTTTCATAGCTGCCCATGTATTTTCAGGCATGATGCCGCGGCAACCACGATGTCCCTGCAAGTCGAAACTCGGATGTCTTGCAGGTGTAGATAAAGCATTTTTGGCTTCCATATTATTGGAAGGTACACATGCTATGCAAATAATGCAGGTGATGATTAGAAATATAGATATGCTGCAAAGCCTGCCACCGAGGAATAAACGAGAGACGAATGAAACTGGATCGAGCTTGATCAATGCTAGAGATTTAATCAAAAGTTGTAAAGTTTCATCAACATTCAGTGAGGCATGCATTATCAAATTGTCAAATTCAACCGATGTTTTTATCTATTATAGGAACAAGGATGTTGAACTTTTATAAAACCCTTTACCTTAGTATTTGTAACATAAACCTCTTAACATACTTGCTTGCTTATGACTACTACAACAAGAAATTACGATCCTGTAAAATATAAAACGCCGACAGGTTCACAACTGAATTGTAAGGGTTGGATACAGGAAGCAGCTTTACGCATGCTCTTAAACAATCTTGATCCTGCTGTAGCGGAACGGCCGGATGACCTGATAGTATATGGCGGCCGCGGAAAAGCTGCCCGTGATTTTGAAAGTCTTGATCGCATTATTCGTTCTTTAAAAGATGTAGAAAATGATGAAACACTGCTGATACAAAGTGGCAAACCCGTTGGTATTTTGAAAACGCATAAAGATGCGCCACGTGTACTATTATCTAATTCTCAACTGGTGCCTAACTGGGCCAACTGGAAACATTTTACCGAACTGGAGCAAAAGGGACTAATGATGTATGGCCAGATGACAGCTGGCAGCTGGATCTATATTGGTTCGCAGGGTATAGTGCAGGGTACATATGAAACTTTTGCTGCAGTAGCGGATAAACATTTTGGAGGCACGCTTGCAGGTACATTAAGTGTAACGGCCGGTCTTGGTGGTATGGGTGGAGCACAGCCATTAGCTGTTACCATGAATAGTGGTGTATGTCTTGTAGCCGAAGTAGAGGAGTGGCGTATTGACAAAAGATTAGAGACGCGCTACCTGGACGAAAAATACCTTGATATTGATGATGCAATTGATCGTGCATTACAAGCCAAAAAAGAGGAACAAGCGGTAAGCATTGGTGTATTGTGCAATGCCGTGCAACTGCTGCAGCGTCTGCTGGAAAGAAACATAAATGTGGATGTTCTAACAGACCAAACCAGTGCGCATGATCCATTGATTGGGTACATTCCTCATACACTTTCCAATGAACAAGCCAATGTGCTGCGGACCGAAAATCCTGAACAATACATGGAGCTGGCGTACGACAGTATGCGGCTTCACGTAGAGCTGATGCTGCAACTACAGGCTGCCGGTGCTGTTACTTTTGATTATGGTAATAATATACGCGCAAGGGCAAAGGAGCGTGGGCTGGAAGAAGCTTTTGATTTCCCTGGATTTGTACCTGCGTACATCCGTCCGTTGTTCTGCGAAGGCAAAGGACCTTTCAGGTGGGCTGCACTTAGTGGCGATCCTGCTGATATTGCTGTTACAGATGAGTTGATCATGAACCTTCTCCCGGAGAACAAAAGCATGATCCGGTGGATGAATATGGCGAAAGAACGTATTGCATTCCAGGGGCTGCCGGCACGCATTTGCTGGCTTGGCCAGGGTGAAAGAGAAAGGGCAGGTCTTGCTTTCAACGAATTGGTAAGAACAGGTAAAGTGAAAGCACCTATTGTCATTGGAAGAGATCATTTGGATACAGGTTCTGTAGCCTCACCCAATCGCGAAACAGAAGCCATGAAGGATGGGAGTGATGCTGTGGCTGACTGGCCAATTCTGAACGCGTTGATAAATACTGCTGGTGGAGCTAGCTGGGTAAGCCTGCATCATGGTGGTGGCGTAGGTATGGGCTATAGCATTCATGCAGGAATGGTAATAGTTGCTGATGGCACCGCCGATGCAGAAGAACGACTAAAGCGTGTGTTAAGGAACGACCCGGGTATGGGTGTGATAAGACATGCCGATGCAGGGTACGAAACCGCCGCGGAGGTTGCTAAAGAGCATGGGCTCGATCTGAAAGAGCGAATTGGCTAAATTATAAGCCGGAGCAGGATTAGCTTCGGCTTTTTAATTATAATACGACCCGTTACACTACAGAAGGCAGCTGCTATTTTACCTGCCGCAATAGAAGTTTTCTCCTTTTCTTAAAGCAATGATTTTAGTACAAGCAAAAGTGCTGGTGGCACTATCGTTGTAGCATTGTTATACTAAAAGATGATCATGCAAGCAGTAGAGGGTTTATCAGCAAATGGAACGGCTAGTGCTACTTCTCAATACGATATAGCGCAGATAATGGGTGGGATCTATGGTGATGGATTTATAGCATTAAAAGGTGCATTCAGCCGGGAGTGGGTATCGCAGCTTCATGAAGATGTTTTAGCCCTATACGAAGATGCTTTACAACGCCCGGGAGGAGCTGTTGGCAGAGGTCCTAAAAGGCATTATGTAGAAATACATCCTGAAAGCCTGCGTGGCTTCGTTGATCTTGCTATGCACTCATGGGTAGTCGCTGTTTGCGAAGCAGTACTTGGGCCGGAATATAAGATTGTTGAAATAGGTTTTGATGTTCCCAATCCCGGTTCAATGGATCAGCCGTGGCACCGTGATTTTCCTGCTCCCGATGATACCATATTCGGCAGGCGCTTAAACTCACTCGCCTTCAATTTAACAACGGTTGATGTAACACCAGATATGGGGCCTTTTGAAATAGCACCCGGTACGCAGTGGGATCTGCCTACAGGTTTCCAGCACGAGATGTTTCCTCCTAAAGAAAATTACCCGCGGTACCAGCAACGTGCTCAGAAGAAAATGCCTCAAATGGGAGATATTTCTGCACGTTCGGCACTAACCATTCATCGTGGTACTGCTAATCAATCCAACATTTCACGGCCTGCTTTGGTACTTGGTGTTGATGCTCCTGGTGCCAACAATGCTGAACGTCATGATCTTCAATTTACAAGGGAATATTATGAACAATTGCCGGAGACCCTAAAGCAGCATCTTACCTGCAGGGTAGTGGATAAACTGGAGCCAATTGTTCAGGCACACACCATTGAAGGATTGATGATGGGAGAGGCATAGGATTGAGAATTTAATGTACATCTATCTCACGCAGATATATAGTTTTTGGCTTTCCTCACTGGTGCAGAAAAAGATTATTTCTGTATTTCAATGGGTGCTATATTCGTTAGCATATATCCTTTGTATGGTGCTCATAACGCTGCATGAGATTTTACTGGTTGTAACGGCTATCTCTTTCCTCTTACTTCCAAAACTATTTTTCAAGTACCTGCCTTCTCCGTACGAGTTCTATTGCAAAATAGCAAGTGGCATTTTACTGCTATTGGTAATTTGGATACCTGAGCCAGGCGATCAGCAAAGCCAGCTATTGTTGCAGGTATTACTAACGCTTCTAACAACCTACTATATGTGTAAGAATGTGATGGAATACAGGAAAAGAAAAACAGGAATAACACACCATAAGTAGTATGAAAAAGAAAATGCTTTTGCTCTTGTTGGTTCTTGCTTTTGTTACTGCATTGCAGGCACAATACTCAACCGAAAAAATAGATATGAAGCTCTATTGGGGCGGCCATAAATTCACTGTGGATGAGAAGAAGGTAAGTACAAAGCAGGTACTGGAAATGATGAAACCTATAGACACAGCGGCCTATAGGCGCATGAAATTGTCATCTGCTAATAACAACATATCTACCATCCTGGGTGGTGTAGGAGGTTTACTGATTGGTTATCCCCTAGGGAGGTTTGTAGTAGGCGAAAAACCACAGTGGGCCTTTGCAGCAGTAGGTGCTGCTCTTGCTGGTATTTCCATTCCCATCAGTAATAAATCAAGAAGACAAGCATCCGAAGCACTCGAATTGTATAACTCAAAAGTTACTTTCCATCCATCGCGGCTAAGGCCTGCTTTAAACCTGGTAGCAAAAGGAAATGCAATAGGATTGGTGTTGAAATTTTAAAGCAGCGAGTCCTTAGCTGCTTCAGTTCATCATCAACACATTCACGCTACGCTGCAGAATATTAAAAGCTATCTCAGCCATCAGGTTCTCTTTATCCAGCGTAGGATTAACTTCTGTTATTTCAAAACAACAGATCTTGCGGTTCTGCATAAACTTGCTTACAAGGTCTTCTGCTTCACGTTCTCTTAGTCCATTGCTTACAGGTGTTCCTGTACCTTTCGAGATAGAAGAGTCTAGACAGTCCACATCAAAGCTGACATATATATCAGTACAATCGCTTAAGTAACGAATGGCAGAACGAACAATATTTTCTGGGCCTTTGCGGCGCACCTCGTTGCTGGTGATCACCTTCATGCCATACTTTTCTATCAGCGCTTTTTCTTCTTTTTCAAAATCGCGCAGCGAAATAAAAACGATGTCTTCACCTAAGATCTTAGGACTGATCTTGCCTAAGTTCTTTAAAGCATTCCACTGTTTGCGGGTTTCATCATCCAGTTCGTGAACAGCATTTTCTGTATTATCTTCTGCCAGAGCCGAAGCCAGCGGCATGCCGTGCATATTGCCAGAAGGTGTGGTATACGGCGTATGAAGGTCAGCATGAGCGTCTATCCAGATAACACCAAGTTTAGAATTTGGCTTGGCCATTTTTATACCTGCTATGGTAGCGCCTGCTATGCTGTGATCGCCACTCAGCACCACCGGAAAGAAATTACTTTTTATGGATTCCATTACAGCCTTACTCACTTTCTCATACATAGCCGCAATGCCTTTTATGCGTTTTGCATAAGGTGATGCTATGGGTTCAAAAAGTATATTGTTTTCCGTAGGAATCTTCTCAGAAGGGAAGTGAACAAAGAAGTTGCTCATAAAATCCAGTGCTGCAATTTTTATTGCATCAATACCCATACTTGCTCCGCGTGTACCCGCACCTATCTCCGATGGAACTTCAATTAATTTAATATTCTTCATACAAATCTTTAGTTATTGCAAACGCTGCTTTACACTAATAACGAAAAAAAATGTGCAATATATCTACTCGGGAATGTAATAGTTAGCCGGCAAGAAGCGGCTGTAACCAGGAAAGAAATATGTTTTGCCTTTAGCAAGCATAGCGTTTCGTTGAGGGCAAATGTAAAGCATTTTGCGATTCAGCTATTTCATTACAAAAAAGCAAATATCTCTGCTTCAAATGCTGTATTCCGATAGAAAAACGAATAAGATTTATTGTTCGGTTGTGCCAACCTGTTTTAGATGAGGTAGGATTGTAGCATGAGCAGGTAAGGTGCCATGAGAGGACAATACCCTGAACCTAACAAACATCTCTTCACTGTACCAGTTTTCTTTCCTGGTTTTATGAATAACATCATTATGCTGGTGCGCCCGATAAGCATAATTTTTCATGGCTTGTTTGCTTTGCCACATGCTGAAAGTTGCCTGCTTTTTCCATGGCACTTCGCCTATACCAATAGATTGTATGAAACCCTCCGAACCTTGTAAAGGAGCTGCAGCTTTATCTACGTTTTGCCAGAAGTTTTTTAATCTTGAAAGCCTGATGGTTGCCCTGGTAAGTACAGCTATCGTTCCTTCATAACTGGTGTTTCGTGGTAAGCTTCCAAATGCT
Coding sequences within it:
- a CDS encoding phytanoyl-CoA dioxygenase family protein, with amino-acid sequence MQAVEGLSANGTASATSQYDIAQIMGGIYGDGFIALKGAFSREWVSQLHEDVLALYEDALQRPGGAVGRGPKRHYVEIHPESLRGFVDLAMHSWVVAVCEAVLGPEYKIVEIGFDVPNPGSMDQPWHRDFPAPDDTIFGRRLNSLAFNLTTVDVTPDMGPFEIAPGTQWDLPTGFQHEMFPPKENYPRYQQRAQKKMPQMGDISARSALTIHRGTANQSNISRPALVLGVDAPGANNAERHDLQFTREYYEQLPETLKQHLTCRVVDKLEPIVQAHTIEGLMMGEA
- a CDS encoding glycerophosphodiester phosphodiesterase family protein, producing MEAKNALSTPARHPSFDLQGHRGCRGIMPENTWAAMKTALDMGVTTLEMDVVITKDKQVVLSHEPWFSHQVTTKPGGGYILPAEEKDFNIYNFTYEQVKQFDVGLKPHPRFPQQQKIAAVKPLLSEIFQEVQQYMLVAKRPYPFFNIEIKSLPEHDGVFHPEPAAFVELVMQVIKDNQQEKMVNLQSFDMRPLQFINKHYPAISTALLVEDDDTKPVEQQLKELGFTPKIYSPHFSLVTIELVKKCHDLNMKIIPWTVNDKSTFIQLKEMKVDGIITDYPALGLE
- the hutU gene encoding urocanate hydratase, which translates into the protein MTTTTRNYDPVKYKTPTGSQLNCKGWIQEAALRMLLNNLDPAVAERPDDLIVYGGRGKAARDFESLDRIIRSLKDVENDETLLIQSGKPVGILKTHKDAPRVLLSNSQLVPNWANWKHFTELEQKGLMMYGQMTAGSWIYIGSQGIVQGTYETFAAVADKHFGGTLAGTLSVTAGLGGMGGAQPLAVTMNSGVCLVAEVEEWRIDKRLETRYLDEKYLDIDDAIDRALQAKKEEQAVSIGVLCNAVQLLQRLLERNINVDVLTDQTSAHDPLIGYIPHTLSNEQANVLRTENPEQYMELAYDSMRLHVELMLQLQAAGAVTFDYGNNIRARAKERGLEEAFDFPGFVPAYIRPLFCEGKGPFRWAALSGDPADIAVTDELIMNLLPENKSMIRWMNMAKERIAFQGLPARICWLGQGERERAGLAFNELVRTGKVKAPIVIGRDHLDTGSVASPNRETEAMKDGSDAVADWPILNALINTAGGASWVSLHHGGGVGMGYSIHAGMVIVADGTADAEERLKRVLRNDPGMGVIRHADAGYETAAEVAKEHGLDLKERIG
- a CDS encoding DUF2279 domain-containing protein, with protein sequence MKWIIAFLCTVLSSGVSYGQVGADSLQTAIADTVLSIYQEKDDASSDKSNTSDSSIHVLQGCFGCSKAPNEFTRQYPYNKQRIKLITAAKIVGYGGTMTALYFAWYKNYPQSGFHFFNDNHEWKQIDKVGHAYSAYIAGYGSMEMWRWAGLNRKQRIWIGGMSGAVYLTAIEILDGFSTEWGWSWGDFAANVAGSGLLVGQELAWNEQRIRYKFSFHKRDYKDPELNNRADKLFGSSIPSRMLKDYNSQTYWLSGNLKSFFPNSNLPPWLNVAVGYGANGMFGAESNLAIKDGVVTFDRRDIKRYRQWYIAPDIDLSRIRTNNKILRLAFGVLNAFKFPAPSLELSNGKLQVNWLHF
- a CDS encoding spheroidene monooxygenase, producing MYTVLTVVRYPKLLSWAGFFSMAFFRLPLMFNKRLTFYKLMGCGKNGSFSVVPDVRQWAILVSTDKKDLRDLINNPNTVYGKFINGWWRLFKTEQWTLVLDPIEGHGKWDGKEAFGSLPRNTSYEGTIAVLTRATIRLSRLKNFWQNVDKAAAPLQGSEGFIQSIGIGEVPWKKQATFSMWQSKQAMKNYAYRAHQHNDVIHKTRKENWYSEEMFVRFRVLSSHGTLPAHATILPHLKQVGTTEQ
- a CDS encoding DUF485 domain-containing protein, producing the protein MRHEPAVVLDEDLAAKRKASLGIRFFFIYLFFYAGFVIIGVFNYELLATEVAGGINLALVYGIGLILFAVILGIIYNFLCSRYEDEMNKEGEA
- a CDS encoding T9SS type A sorting domain-containing protein, with the protein product MKIFYLLFLTIAIATSASAQWRKVEQLPARDFYNIAYANGTLYAGGSNRVYTSINDGLTWDSSAIISADIPSVDDFIIFENNWFVGTYGSGVYKSANLGRSWQNITTGIDSYINEFCIFKGHLYASTDNGGVYQLAENKTSWRPFMNGFTWTTSSSIASNGALMVASGGANGSIFKYHESAGQWQEHLVKGQLAPGMNVSDIVSVNDTLYAATSAGVYSSTNGENWTNTGQLKNGHHVVMANLRQAIFAIVNYGLGDVTIYKKPKEAQPMQPWEIIEQHQNSFVYETAVSQKNLWQARLDGLYFRPLIEYGVTPPWDEPTPDIQFKIGKFFPNPTKQKFQVEIQVKEDITTSLFITNAAGQIVHYPFLQKPLKKGANLLTIDNPLPAGIYYVTIELEGKKYTRKLVVI
- a CDS encoding arginase, with protein sequence MKNIKLIEVPSEIGAGTRGASMGIDAIKIAALDFMSNFFVHFPSEKIPTENNILFEPIASPYAKRIKGIAAMYEKVSKAVMESIKSNFFPVVLSGDHSIAGATIAGIKMAKPNSKLGVIWIDAHADLHTPYTTPSGNMHGMPLASALAEDNTENAVHELDDETRKQWNALKNLGKISPKILGEDIVFISLRDFEKEEKALIEKYGMKVITSNEVRRKGPENIVRSAIRYLSDCTDIYVSFDVDCLDSSISKGTGTPVSNGLREREAEDLVSKFMQNRKICCFEITEVNPTLDKENLMAEIAFNILQRSVNVLMMN
- a CDS encoding solute symporter family protein, producing the protein MIYEVSYIALAFFLTFVGLVLGLSFYFARKTRSASSYFAAGGQIHWAVNGIAFAGDYLSAASFLGICGMIATFGFDGFLYSIGFLAGWIVALFLIAEPLKRLGKYTFTDALNSKFKSRAITLTAAISTLIVSIFYLIPQMVGAGDLITPLLGFPHWVGVVMVGLVVIIIVASAGMTSTTYVQFLKGGLLLLLSTILTIYILRNGLSLNPAQHNQAYHSFVKIDPVVSEDKVVSAGDWNIISQHDVRGKQFVKLEKDGTTKWFSLAGKEGSFQLQEALSISQDASGVTLYNGLPRAQAKFFQVGHISKIIVDGKEVEQTGPVGPFEFLSTIQNSEVIRFNEVKLTDEGQRVSLFVQTPTPGNLFLLPGLKYKIGKGASMWSRMDFISLMLALFLGTAALPHILIRYYTVKSQRDARKSTILAIAAIGIFYVFTLYMGLGAAVNGVLDVESSNMAAPLLARSFGVVLFAIISAVAFATILGTVAGLIIASSGAIAHDLYSNYFNKKMDDKSQVKVGKIAAFGVGVFAIALGIAFKGMNVSFLVGWAFSIAASANLPAILFLLFWKRTTAKGIAASIVVGIVASLGIILTSPTMWDRYGLDPATAMHKLDNPAIISFPLAVLTVYLVSMFAGKREVVATQAA